From Sphingomonas nostoxanthinifaciens, a single genomic window includes:
- the pgeF gene encoding peptidoglycan editing factor PgeF, with product MDDAPVPIRADALAGIPHGFLGRPGGVSTGIFASLNVGLGSGDDPDAVAENRRRAAAAVLPDAPLLTPYQIHSSSAAIVLAPFAGDDRPHADALVTNRPGVLIGILTADCVPVLLADAEGGVVGAAHAGWKGALGGITDAAIAAMEQLGARRERISAAIGPCIARASYEVDDAFARRFEEADPANERFFGASARDGHQQFDIEAYVLARLAAAGVRRVEALSLDTYANPDRFFSYRRATHRGERDYGREIAVIARPE from the coding sequence ATGGACGATGCCCCAGTTCCGATCCGTGCCGACGCGCTGGCCGGCATTCCCCACGGCTTCCTCGGGCGGCCGGGCGGCGTCTCGACCGGCATCTTCGCCAGCCTCAACGTCGGGCTGGGCTCGGGTGACGATCCCGACGCCGTCGCCGAGAATCGCCGGCGCGCAGCGGCGGCGGTGCTGCCGGACGCGCCGTTGCTCACGCCCTACCAGATCCATTCATCGTCGGCGGCGATCGTGCTCGCCCCGTTCGCAGGCGACGACCGCCCGCACGCCGACGCGCTGGTGACGAACCGGCCGGGCGTGCTGATCGGCATTCTCACCGCCGATTGCGTGCCGGTGCTGCTCGCCGATGCCGAGGGCGGTGTGGTCGGCGCGGCGCATGCCGGCTGGAAGGGCGCGCTCGGCGGCATCACCGACGCGGCGATCGCGGCGATGGAGCAATTGGGCGCGCGGCGCGAGCGCATCTCCGCCGCGATCGGCCCGTGCATCGCGCGCGCGTCCTACGAGGTCGACGACGCCTTTGCCCGCCGCTTCGAGGAAGCCGATCCCGCCAACGAGCGCTTCTTCGGTGCAAGCGCACGCGACGGCCATCAGCAGTTCGACATTGAGGCTTATGTACTCGCGCGGCTCGCCGCCGCCGGGGTGCGGCGGGTTGAGGCGCTCAGCCTCGACACTTACGCCAATCCCGACCGTTTCTTCAGCTATCGCCGCGCCACCCACCGTGGCGAGCGCGATTACGGGCGCGAGATCGCGGTGATCGCCCGGCCCGAATGA
- a CDS encoding MarC family NAAT transporter → MDLSPLPVESVVGAFLLAFPALFSIVNPIGSALIFHGVTSSRERTERHRMAGRVAVYALIVLLVSLWLGGYVLNFFGVSLSALRIGGGLVVAVRAWGLLMQPEEHEERKASSAEPAQDAEDVAFFPLTMPLTTGPGTIAVAIALSSQRPASGIGTFSFFAGVSAAALAITAVIWLCYRWADEVTRLLGRGGARVLSRLVAFLLLCVGVQIIVTGVTGIGGLLTAHGA, encoded by the coding sequence ATGGATTTGAGCCCGCTGCCGGTCGAAAGCGTCGTCGGCGCCTTCCTGCTCGCATTTCCCGCGCTGTTCTCGATCGTCAATCCGATCGGCTCCGCGCTGATCTTCCACGGGGTCACGAGCAGCCGGGAACGCACCGAACGCCACCGCATGGCGGGGCGGGTGGCGGTCTATGCGCTGATCGTGCTGCTCGTCTCGCTGTGGCTGGGCGGCTACGTGCTCAACTTCTTCGGCGTCAGCCTGAGCGCGCTGCGGATCGGCGGCGGGCTGGTGGTGGCGGTGCGCGCATGGGGCCTGCTGATGCAGCCCGAGGAGCATGAGGAGCGCAAGGCGAGCTCGGCCGAGCCGGCGCAGGATGCGGAGGACGTCGCCTTCTTCCCGCTTACCATGCCGTTGACGACCGGGCCGGGCACGATCGCGGTCGCGATCGCCCTGTCCTCGCAGCGGCCGGCGAGCGGAATCGGGACGTTCAGCTTTTTCGCGGGCGTCAGCGCCGCGGCGCTGGCGATCACCGCGGTGATCTGGCTGTGCTACCGCTGGGCGGACGAGGTCACCCGCTTGCTCGGGCGCGGCGGCGCGCGCGTGCTGTCGCGGCTGGTGGCGTTCCTGCTGTTGTGCGTCGGCGTCCAGATCATCGTGACCGGCGTGACCGGCATCGGCGGCCTGCTCACCGCGCACGGCGCCTGA
- a CDS encoding SCO family protein: MNKALPVLFAALVGLAACHRAPPAGTPPLAGAKLGGHFALTDQDGKPFDSARLLGHYPVVYFGYTFCPDVCPTEMQVLGRGLRAFERTDPVRAAKVLPVFITVDPARDTPAVLKAYVAAFHPRMIGLTGSDAAIAATAKQYAVFYQKAEPEKGASGYLMQHSTVAMLFGPDDKPIALVPVDTDAAQVAATFATWVK; the protein is encoded by the coding sequence ATGAACAAAGCCTTGCCCGTGCTGTTCGCCGCCCTCGTCGGGCTCGCGGCGTGCCATCGCGCACCGCCGGCGGGCACGCCGCCGCTGGCAGGGGCAAAGCTGGGCGGCCATTTCGCGCTCACCGATCAGGACGGCAAGCCGTTCGACAGCGCCCGGCTGCTCGGCCATTATCCGGTGGTCTATTTCGGCTATACCTTCTGCCCGGACGTCTGCCCGACCGAGATGCAGGTGCTGGGCCGCGGCCTGCGCGCGTTCGAGCGCACCGATCCCGTCCGCGCCGCCAAGGTGCTGCCTGTGTTCATCACGGTCGACCCGGCGCGCGACACGCCGGCGGTGCTCAAGGCCTATGTCGCCGCCTTCCATCCACGCATGATCGGGCTGACGGGCAGCGACGCGGCGATCGCCGCCACCGCCAAGCAATATGCCGTCTTCTACCAGAAGGCCGAGCCGGAGAAGGGCGCGTCGGGCTATCTGATGCAGCATTCGACCGTCGCGATGCTGTTCGGGCCTGATGACAAGCCGATCGCGCTCGTCCCGGTCGACACCGACGCGGCGCAGGTCGCCGCCACGTTCGCGACGTGGGTCAAATGA
- a CDS encoding M48 family metallopeptidase, whose amino-acid sequence MSTASSEPVFRGGSHVRPLTVVRSAQARRMRLAVDPRDGRVRLTLPRRAPLAPALAWAESKRAWIEAVLARVPAAQPLGPGATIMFEGAPLRIDWQPESTRTVRRSGDRLVLGGPEDMVGARVLRWLKAQAIAALETETRAMAMRAGVTVGRVRVGDARTRWGSCSSSGDIAYSWRLILAPAAVRHAIVAHEVAHRLHMHHGPDFHAAAARLLGHDGKAERAWLRANGATLHATGG is encoded by the coding sequence TTGTCGACCGCGAGCTCTGAGCCGGTCTTCCGCGGCGGCAGCCACGTCCGTCCGCTGACGGTGGTGCGCTCGGCGCAGGCGCGGCGGATGCGGCTGGCGGTCGACCCGCGCGACGGGCGCGTGCGGCTGACCCTGCCGCGCCGCGCCCCGCTCGCCCCCGCGCTCGCCTGGGCGGAGAGCAAGCGCGCCTGGATCGAGGCGGTCCTCGCGCGCGTGCCGGCAGCGCAACCGCTCGGGCCGGGTGCGACGATCATGTTCGAGGGCGCGCCGCTGAGGATCGACTGGCAGCCCGAAAGCACCCGCACGGTGCGGCGCAGTGGCGACCGGCTCGTGCTCGGCGGCCCCGAAGACATGGTCGGCGCGCGCGTGCTGCGCTGGCTGAAGGCGCAGGCGATCGCCGCGCTGGAGACGGAGACGCGGGCGATGGCCATGCGCGCCGGCGTCACGGTCGGCCGCGTGCGCGTGGGCGATGCGCGCACGCGCTGGGGCAGCTGCTCGTCATCGGGCGACATCGCCTACAGCTGGCGGCTGATTCTCGCGCCGGCGGCGGTGCGCCATGCGATCGTCGCGCATGAGGTCGCGCACCGGCTGCACATGCACCACGGCCCCGATTTCCACGCCGCCGCCGCGCGCCTGCTGGGGCATGACGGCAAGGCCGAGCGCGCCTGGCTGCGCGCCAACGGCGCGACGCTGCACGCGACGGGAGGTTGA
- a CDS encoding YcgN family cysteine cluster protein — protein sequence MSRFWEEKPLAKLSRPEWESLCDGCGKCCLHKLEDEETGEVFPTNVACRLLDRKNAQCSDYRNRRTFVPDCVRLTPAKLEELEWLPSTCAYRLVAAGEPLPDWHYLISGSRETVHQAGMSTRGWTVSEDDAGELEYHLVDREL from the coding sequence ATGAGCCGCTTCTGGGAAGAGAAGCCGCTGGCGAAGCTGTCGCGCCCCGAATGGGAATCTTTGTGCGACGGCTGCGGCAAATGCTGCCTCCACAAATTGGAGGACGAGGAGACGGGCGAGGTCTTCCCGACCAACGTCGCCTGTCGCCTGCTCGATCGCAAGAATGCCCAGTGCAGCGACTATCGCAACCGTCGCACCTTCGTGCCCGATTGCGTGCGGCTGACCCCCGCCAAGCTCGAGGAGCTCGAATGGCTGCCGTCGACCTGCGCCTACCGGCTGGTGGCGGCGGGCGAGCCGTTGCCGGACTGGCATTACCTCATCAGCGGCAGCCGCGAGACGGTGCACCAGGCGGGCATGTCGACCCGCGGCTGGACGGTGTCGGAGGACGATGCCGGCGAGCTCGAATATCACCTTGTCGACCGCGAGCTCTGA
- a CDS encoding DUF1134 domain-containing protein: MRIGAAVALAGMIAAPVGAQVRTIDPNQAPPAAAGAQGRPVTPPPAEEEPVPAQPAPQSAATPVQPEGTRAPPPATSAELQARADAGNTYAEQDVLGAAEGVFGKGAAGLAGLIEKVFKDQGRPSAYISGREAGGAFVVGLRYGSGTLYHKVEGQRPVYWTGPSLGFDFGANGAKEFVLVYNLYDAQELYRRFPAVEGVVYVIGGFTASYLRSGDKVLIPIRLGVGWRLGANIGYMKFTEKSKWMPF; encoded by the coding sequence ATGCGGATCGGGGCAGCAGTCGCGCTGGCGGGGATGATCGCGGCGCCGGTGGGCGCGCAGGTGCGCACGATCGACCCCAACCAAGCCCCCCCGGCGGCGGCCGGCGCACAGGGCCGTCCGGTCACGCCACCGCCTGCGGAGGAGGAGCCGGTGCCGGCACAGCCCGCTCCGCAGTCCGCGGCGACCCCCGTCCAGCCCGAGGGCACGCGCGCACCGCCGCCGGCCACCAGCGCCGAGCTGCAGGCGCGCGCCGATGCCGGCAACACCTATGCCGAGCAGGACGTGCTCGGCGCGGCCGAGGGCGTGTTCGGCAAGGGCGCGGCGGGCCTCGCCGGGCTGATCGAAAAGGTCTTCAAGGATCAGGGGCGCCCGTCTGCCTATATTTCGGGGCGCGAGGCCGGCGGCGCGTTCGTCGTCGGGCTGCGCTACGGCTCGGGCACGCTCTATCACAAGGTGGAGGGACAGCGGCCGGTCTACTGGACGGGCCCCTCGCTTGGGTTCGACTTCGGCGCGAACGGTGCGAAGGAATTCGTGCTCGTCTATAATCTGTACGATGCGCAGGAGCTGTATCGACGCTTCCCGGCGGTCGAGGGCGTGGTCTACGTCATCGGCGGGTTCACCGCGAGCTACCTGCGCTCGGGCGACAAGGTGCTGATCCCGATCCGCCTCGGCGTCGGCTGGCGGCTCGGCGCCAATATCGGCTATATGAAGTTCACCGAGAAATCGAAGTGGATGCCGTTCTGA
- a CDS encoding peptidase S14: MTTETLTPEKFGNPGILLSGPVDYDMYACFRDQLAHATPVDGLVVVELSTLGGDPEVARMMGEDIRFHSDLDPARRFVFLGKAAIYSAGTTFMSFFAPENRYLTRGTRLMVHERKLSKQLVIDGPLTTCIATVKATLHEIEASIAIQNEGFENLVRGSSVTMAEVLERAPSNWYIEANEAQRLGLVAAVL; this comes from the coding sequence ATGACGACCGAGACGCTGACGCCAGAGAAATTCGGGAATCCCGGCATCCTTCTCTCGGGGCCGGTCGATTACGACATGTATGCGTGCTTTCGCGACCAGCTGGCGCACGCGACGCCGGTCGACGGTCTCGTCGTCGTCGAGCTGTCGACGCTGGGCGGCGATCCCGAGGTCGCGCGGATGATGGGCGAGGATATCCGCTTCCACAGCGATCTCGATCCGGCGCGCCGCTTCGTCTTCCTCGGCAAGGCGGCGATCTACTCGGCAGGCACCACCTTCATGAGCTTCTTCGCGCCCGAGAATCGCTATCTCACGCGCGGCACGCGGCTGATGGTGCACGAGCGCAAGCTGTCGAAGCAGCTCGTCATCGACGGCCCGCTCACCACCTGCATCGCCACGGTGAAGGCGACCCTGCACGAGATCGAGGCGTCGATCGCGATCCAGAATGAGGGGTTTGAGAATCTCGTGCGCGGATCGAGCGTGACGATGGCCGAGGTGCTCGAGCGCGCGCCGTCCAACTGGTATATCGAGGCGAACGAGGCGCAGCGGCTCGGCCTAGTCGCGGCGGTGCTGTGA
- a CDS encoding aldo/keto reductase: MRTVRLPDGTAVPALGQGSWMMGERGGDTKREVAALQAGIDLGMTLIDTAEMYAEGGAERVVGEAIAGCRDAVFLVSKAYPQNASRDRLARACEASLQRLGTDRLDLYLLHWRGNVPLAETVAAMERLVEAGKILRWGVSNLDLDDMEELVAAGGQACATDQILYNLTRRRPEFDLMPWLRDRNIPVMAYSPVEQGRLLSHRALHSIADRKGATPAQVALAWLLEQEGIIAIPKAGSREHVEENRRAADIVLDDDDRAALDAAFPPPNGPKPLEML, from the coding sequence ATGCGGACGGTGCGCCTGCCCGACGGCACCGCGGTGCCCGCGCTCGGCCAGGGCAGCTGGATGATGGGCGAGCGCGGCGGCGACACCAAGCGGGAGGTCGCCGCGCTGCAGGCCGGGATCGACCTCGGCATGACGCTGATCGACACCGCCGAAATGTATGCCGAGGGCGGAGCGGAACGGGTGGTAGGAGAGGCGATCGCCGGGTGCCGCGACGCCGTCTTCCTCGTCAGCAAGGCCTATCCGCAGAATGCGTCGCGCGACCGGCTGGCGCGCGCGTGCGAGGCGAGCCTGCAACGGCTCGGCACCGACCGGCTCGATCTCTATCTGCTCCATTGGCGCGGCAATGTGCCGCTGGCCGAGACGGTCGCGGCGATGGAGAGGCTGGTGGAGGCCGGCAAGATCCTGCGCTGGGGCGTCAGCAATCTCGATCTCGACGATATGGAGGAATTGGTCGCGGCAGGTGGCCAAGCCTGCGCGACCGACCAGATTCTCTACAATCTGACGCGGCGTAGACCCGAATTCGATCTCATGCCGTGGCTGCGCGACCGCAACATCCCGGTCATGGCCTATAGCCCGGTCGAGCAGGGCCGCTTGCTGTCGCATCGCGCGCTGCACTCGATCGCCGATCGCAAGGGAGCCACACCGGCGCAGGTCGCGCTCGCGTGGCTGCTCGAGCAGGAGGGCATCATCGCGATTCCCAAGGCGGGCTCGCGCGAACATGTCGAGGAGAATCGGCGCGCGGCCGATATCGTGCTGGACGACGACGATCGGGCGGCGCTCGATGCAGCGTTTCCGCCCCCGAACGGCCCAAAGCCATTGGAGATGCTGTAG